The following are encoded in a window of Sutcliffiella horikoshii genomic DNA:
- a CDS encoding nucleotide pyrophosphohydrolase, producing MSEKTMQEMQKEVDNYISQFKEGYFSPLAMLARMTEELGELSREVNHYYGEKPKKSTEKENTVEEELGDMLFVMICFANSLNIDLQEAHDRVMEKFQTRDKDRWTRIEEEGK from the coding sequence ATGAGTGAAAAAACGATGCAAGAAATGCAAAAGGAAGTTGACAATTATATTTCCCAATTTAAAGAAGGTTATTTCAGTCCGTTAGCGATGCTTGCGAGGATGACAGAAGAACTTGGAGAGTTGTCCAGGGAAGTTAATCACTATTACGGGGAAAAGCCGAAAAAAAGTACAGAGAAAGAAAATACGGTGGAAGAAGAATTAGGTGATATGCTGTTTGTCATGATCTGCTTCGCCAATTCTCTTAATATAGATTTACAGGAAGCACACGACCGTGTGATGGAAAAGTTTCAAACGAGAGATAAAGATAGATGGACAAGGATTGAGGAGGAAGGGAAATAA
- a CDS encoding YitT family protein codes for MLKGLKIKNIIYILIGSAIFAFGLVNFNMQNNLAEGGFTGITLLLYFLFRFDPSYTNLLLNIPIFFIGWKLLGRNTFFYTLIGTFSLSLFLWIFQRVPLMFPPLENDLTLAALFAGVFIGIGLGIIFRYGGTTGGVDIIARLAHKYIGWSMGKAMFMFDAVVIVLSLIMYLTYQEAMYTLVAVFVAARVIDFMQEGAYAAKGATIISEKNEEIASKVHEEMDRGVTILRGQGSFSKVERNVLYCVVAKNELVKLKNVITSVDPHAFVAVSDVHDVLGEGFTLDENKNPVER; via the coding sequence ATGTTAAAAGGCTTGAAAATAAAAAATATTATCTACATACTAATCGGTTCTGCCATTTTCGCATTTGGTCTTGTCAACTTCAACATGCAAAACAATCTAGCAGAAGGCGGCTTTACCGGTATCACACTACTTTTATACTTTCTTTTCCGGTTCGATCCTTCCTATACTAACCTTCTCCTTAACATCCCTATATTTTTCATTGGGTGGAAGCTACTAGGAAGAAATACGTTTTTTTACACACTGATTGGGACGTTCAGCTTGTCTTTATTTTTATGGATATTCCAAAGAGTCCCTTTAATGTTCCCTCCTCTTGAGAATGACTTAACTTTGGCAGCGTTGTTTGCAGGAGTGTTCATCGGGATAGGATTGGGGATTATTTTCCGATACGGAGGAACTACAGGCGGCGTGGACATTATCGCACGGCTTGCGCACAAATATATTGGCTGGAGTATGGGAAAAGCAATGTTCATGTTTGATGCTGTTGTGATTGTGCTTTCATTGATTATGTACTTAACTTACCAGGAAGCGATGTACACACTTGTTGCTGTGTTTGTTGCCGCCCGTGTAATTGATTTTATGCAAGAGGGAGCATATGCGGCTAAAGGGGCAACCATTATTTCTGAAAAGAATGAAGAGATTGCATCCAAAGTACATGAGGAAATGGACCGTGGTGTGACTATATTGCGTGGACAAGGCTCCTTTTCAAAGGTCGAACGCAATGTATTGTATTGTGTTGTTGCCAAAAATGAGCTGGTAAAGTTGAAAAATGTCATCACTTCTGTTGATCCGCATGCGTTTGTTGCGGTCAGTGATGTACATGACGTGCTTGGGGAAGGCTTTACGTTGGATGAGAATAAGAATCCGGTGGAGCGATAA
- a CDS encoding zinc metallopeptidase encodes MGLGMYLIYFAFLLIVPLWAQSRVKNAYKRYSKVASSSGMPGAEVARRILHDNGIHDVRVEETRGHLTDHYDPRSKTIRLSSHNYHGNSIAGAAIAAHEVGHAIQDNQNYAFLRFRHSLVPVASLGSNMSFFLIFAGIIFGASNLILVGIIFMAAAVLFQLVTLPVEFDASNRAMDQVVSLGIINNNEERETKKVLNAAALTYVAAAAVAVAELVRFILIYLGSRE; translated from the coding sequence ATGGGATTGGGAATGTATCTAATCTACTTTGCATTTTTACTGATTGTCCCATTATGGGCGCAGTCAAGAGTGAAAAACGCATATAAAAGGTATTCTAAAGTCGCTTCCTCATCCGGAATGCCGGGGGCAGAGGTTGCTAGGAGAATATTACATGATAACGGAATTCACGATGTGAGGGTGGAAGAGACCAGGGGTCATTTGACGGACCATTATGATCCTCGCTCAAAAACCATCAGATTGTCATCCCATAATTATCATGGTAATTCCATTGCTGGTGCGGCAATTGCTGCTCACGAAGTTGGCCACGCCATTCAGGACAATCAGAATTATGCGTTTTTACGGTTTCGTCATTCGTTAGTACCGGTTGCAAGTCTTGGATCGAATATGTCATTTTTCTTGATTTTCGCCGGGATTATCTTCGGTGCGAGTAACCTGATTCTTGTCGGGATCATCTTTATGGCGGCTGCGGTGCTGTTTCAGCTGGTCACCCTGCCTGTTGAGTTCGACGCTTCCAACCGGGCGATGGATCAAGTGGTGTCGCTTGGAATCATTAATAATAATGAGGAACGGGAAACGAAGAAGGTACTGAATGCCGCGGCATTGACCTATGTGGCAGCTGCTGCTGTGGCAGTGGCGGAGCTTGTGAGGTTTATTTTGATTTATTTGGGTAGTAGGGAATAG
- a CDS encoding sporulation protein YpjB, whose translation MKAKKLIVAILLFLLIFPTGIKAHSHETLEPFALNFIMDDALQLVKTERYVEAHNLLDIFSDEFTKLMVTNQQIPPDEVRIISVVHQQSMASLSDTLLPHEEKVRAIIRLRLAVDAMTSEHQPMWVEMEDPLIMTFQQLKDSVDTRDSDTYEALYRRLLLEYDMIHPSVRMDVKPEHIQKVDAHIDYLDKNREALLSHSEEFDDMQVIEADLKALFKELKEDETDPSFLWVMISTGSFILLTLSYVAFRKYLGAKKLEMRKKLKD comes from the coding sequence ATGAAAGCAAAAAAACTTATAGTAGCCATACTATTATTTTTACTTATTTTCCCGACAGGTATAAAAGCACACTCTCATGAAACTTTGGAGCCCTTTGCCCTGAACTTTATAATGGATGATGCTCTACAGCTTGTAAAAACGGAAAGATATGTAGAAGCACACAACCTGCTGGATATTTTTTCTGATGAATTTACTAAGCTGATGGTAACGAACCAGCAGATTCCCCCTGATGAAGTAAGGATTATTTCTGTGGTTCATCAACAATCAATGGCCTCCCTCAGTGACACACTTCTTCCACATGAAGAAAAAGTTAGGGCAATCATTAGACTCCGTTTGGCAGTAGATGCCATGACATCCGAGCACCAGCCGATGTGGGTGGAGATGGAAGATCCTCTTATCATGACATTTCAACAATTGAAGGATTCTGTTGATACCAGGGACAGTGATACGTATGAAGCATTATATCGAAGACTGTTATTGGAATACGATATGATTCATCCTAGTGTTAGGATGGATGTTAAGCCAGAGCATATACAAAAAGTCGATGCCCATATTGATTATTTGGATAAAAACAGGGAGGCTTTGCTATCTCATTCAGAGGAATTTGATGATATGCAGGTTATTGAAGCCGATCTTAAAGCACTTTTTAAAGAGCTTAAAGAAGACGAAACAGATCCGTCGTTCTTATGGGTCATGATTTCAACAGGGAGCTTTATTTTATTAACATTGTCCTATGTCGCCTTCCGTAAATACCTTGGGGCAAAAAAGCTCGAGATGAGGAAAAAGCTTAAAGATTGA
- a CDS encoding DUF1405 domain-containing protein: MLTWFIHLLKTPVMLWLVLIINVLGTIYGYIWYGYQLAETPAIFLIFVPDSPTASLFFCFVLAGFILKRNFKLFEALAIITLVKYGIWAVVMNILTLMETGYLPIEGYMLIVSHGAMAVQGVLYSPYYRFRLWHLVAAGIWTLHNDVIDYVFKMMPWYGSLMKYLPQIGYFTFWLSIFSIGVAYYFSLRKSRMKLSMD, encoded by the coding sequence ATGTTAACTTGGTTTATACATTTATTAAAGACGCCGGTAATGCTATGGCTGGTGCTAATCATTAACGTTCTTGGCACCATCTATGGGTACATATGGTATGGCTATCAATTAGCAGAAACTCCAGCTATCTTTCTTATTTTTGTCCCAGATAGTCCTACGGCAAGCCTCTTTTTCTGTTTTGTCTTAGCAGGTTTTATTTTAAAAAGGAATTTCAAGCTGTTTGAGGCGTTAGCGATTATTACGCTAGTGAAGTATGGAATATGGGCTGTAGTGATGAATATATTAACGCTCATGGAAACTGGCTATTTGCCGATAGAGGGATATATGCTGATTGTTTCCCATGGAGCGATGGCTGTGCAAGGAGTGCTGTATAGTCCGTATTATCGTTTCAGACTATGGCATCTTGTTGCCGCAGGAATTTGGACTTTACATAATGATGTTATAGACTATGTATTTAAAATGATGCCTTGGTACGGAAGCTTGATGAAATATTTGCCTCAGATTGGCTATTTCACTTTTTGGTTAAGTATATTTTCCATTGGCGTCGCGTATTATTTCTCTTTACGAAAAAGTAGAATGAAGCTGAGCATGGATTAA
- a CDS encoding menaquinol-cytochrome c reductase cytochrome b/c subunit encodes MHRGKGMKFVGDSRVPAVRKPNIPKDYSEFPGKTEAFWPNFLLKEWMVGAVFLIAFLCLTVAHQSPLERIADPTDTAYIPLPDWYFLFLYELLKYRYAAGPYTVIGAMIMPGLAFGALLLAPFLDRGPERRPSKRPIATGLMLLGIASIFFLTWQSVDSHDWEAAAEQGEIRDELAVEIDENAEGYLILQENTCLSCHANNLQGSPGVAPSLLDNPDYASEDYQKIAVEGQGDMGAGIFKGSDEELKILGDYLVEMNEKAAEAE; translated from the coding sequence ATGCATAGAGGAAAAGGTATGAAGTTTGTTGGTGACTCGCGTGTCCCGGCAGTACGCAAACCTAATATTCCAAAAGACTATTCCGAGTTTCCTGGTAAAACGGAAGCATTCTGGCCAAACTTCTTGCTAAAAGAATGGATGGTTGGTGCGGTTTTCCTAATCGCATTCCTATGCCTGACTGTCGCTCACCAATCACCATTAGAGCGTATCGCAGATCCTACTGATACTGCGTATATCCCGTTACCAGACTGGTACTTTTTATTCTTATACGAACTACTTAAATATCGTTATGCAGCTGGACCATACACGGTTATTGGTGCAATGATTATGCCTGGTCTTGCGTTTGGTGCATTGCTACTTGCTCCGTTCTTAGACCGTGGTCCTGAGCGTCGCCCAAGTAAGCGTCCAATCGCAACTGGTCTTATGCTACTTGGTATTGCTTCAATCTTCTTCTTAACTTGGCAGTCTGTAGATTCTCATGACTGGGAAGCTGCGGCAGAACAAGGTGAGATTAGAGACGAACTTGCGGTTGAAATTGATGAGAATGCAGAAGGTTACTTGATTCTTCAAGAAAACACCTGTCTTTCTTGCCATGCTAACAACTTGCAAGGTAGCCCTGGTGTAGCTCCATCCTTATTAGACAACCCTGACTATGCATCTGAAGATTATCAGAAGATTGCAGTAGAAGGTCAAGGTGATATGGGAGCTGGGATTTTCAAAGGTTCAGACGAAGAACTTAAAATCCTAGGTGACTACTTAGTTGAAATGAATGAAAAAGCTGCAGAAGCAGAATAA
- the qcrB gene encoding menaquinol-cytochrome c reductase cytochrome b subunit, whose product MLNKIYDWVDERLDITPMWRDIADHEVPEHVNPAHHFSAFVYCFGGLTFFVTVIQVLSGMFLTMYYVPDIKNAWESVYYLQNEVAFGQIVRGMHHWGASLVIVMMFLHTLRVFFQGAYKKPRELNWVVGVLIFFIMLGLGFTGYLLPWDMKALFATKVGLEIAAATPLIGDMVKTLLAGHPEIVGAQTLTRFFAIHVFFLPAALFGLMGAHFVMIRKQGISGPL is encoded by the coding sequence TTGTTAAATAAGATTTATGACTGGGTTGACGAACGATTAGATATTACGCCGATGTGGCGCGATATTGCGGACCACGAGGTACCTGAGCACGTAAACCCAGCACATCACTTCTCCGCATTCGTTTATTGCTTTGGTGGATTGACGTTCTTCGTAACAGTTATCCAAGTACTATCAGGTATGTTCCTGACTATGTACTATGTTCCAGACATTAAAAATGCGTGGGAATCCGTTTATTACTTACAAAATGAAGTTGCGTTCGGTCAAATCGTACGCGGTATGCACCACTGGGGAGCGAGTTTAGTTATCGTAATGATGTTTTTACATACACTACGTGTTTTCTTCCAAGGTGCATATAAAAAACCACGTGAACTTAACTGGGTGGTAGGAGTACTTATCTTCTTCATCATGTTAGGTCTTGGTTTTACAGGTTACCTATTACCTTGGGATATGAAAGCATTATTTGCTACAAAAGTAGGGTTAGAGATCGCCGCTGCAACTCCTTTAATAGGAGATATGGTGAAAACGTTACTTGCTGGACATCCTGAAATTGTTGGTGCGCAAACACTGACTCGTTTCTTTGCGATTCATGTATTCTTCTTACCTGCAGCTCTATTCGGCTTGATGGGTGCTCACTTTGTCATGATTCGTAAGCAAGGTATTTCTGGACCGCTATAA
- a CDS encoding ubiquinol-cytochrome c reductase iron-sulfur subunit: MSEKNHRVSRRQFLNYTLTGVGGFMAAGMLMPMVRFAIDPVLKAGADQDMVAVCDESELTTEPQRFDFKIDQVDAWYESEEPRSAWIFKSENGDVIALSPVCKHLGCTVNWASDEANPNRFFCPCHYGLYEKNGDNVPNTPPLAPLDVYEHKVEDGKVYLGSAKPKGEA, from the coding sequence ATGAGTGAGAAAAACCATCGCGTGTCTAGACGTCAATTCTTAAACTATACCCTTACTGGTGTAGGCGGTTTCATGGCAGCAGGTATGCTGATGCCAATGGTTCGTTTTGCAATTGATCCTGTGCTTAAAGCGGGTGCAGATCAAGATATGGTCGCTGTATGTGATGAAAGCGAATTAACAACAGAACCACAACGTTTTGATTTTAAAATTGATCAAGTTGATGCATGGTATGAATCTGAAGAACCAAGATCTGCCTGGATTTTTAAATCCGAAAACGGAGATGTAATTGCATTATCTCCTGTATGTAAGCATCTTGGCTGTACGGTGAACTGGGCTTCTGATGAAGCGAATCCTAATAGATTCTTCTGTCCATGCCACTATGGCTTGTATGAAAAAAATGGTGACAACGTACCTAATACACCTCCACTTGCTCCACTAGATGTTTACGAACATAAAGTGGAAGATGGAAAAGTATATCTAGGTAGCGCAAAACCTAAAGGGGAGGCGTAA
- a CDS encoding YpiF family protein, producing MKWTSKDISQYVQAKEYIDTVIIPLMPISFGDNIKTIASHGEYIHILSYELERQFKGRVILLPPFSYIESDHAENKVAQLNNLSLHIKENNIKHVFLMTSDSSWSQKEQQLEGKLVWLPAIPLEDMEDKYKQKIIQDQMNQLLPMFIQKWQD from the coding sequence ATGAAATGGACAAGCAAAGATATCTCCCAGTACGTTCAAGCAAAAGAATATATAGATACTGTCATCATTCCCCTGATGCCGATTAGTTTTGGGGACAACATTAAAACGATTGCCTCTCACGGAGAATACATACACATATTAAGTTACGAATTGGAAAGGCAGTTTAAAGGAAGAGTGATCCTGTTGCCGCCATTTAGCTATATCGAATCAGATCATGCAGAAAACAAAGTAGCTCAGCTTAACAATCTTTCTCTACATATTAAAGAAAACAATATTAAACATGTATTTCTCATGACATCTGACAGTTCTTGGAGTCAAAAGGAACAGCAATTAGAAGGAAAGCTTGTATGGCTTCCTGCGATTCCTTTAGAAGATATGGAAGATAAATATAAACAGAAAATCATTCAAGATCAGATGAATCAATTATTACCGATGTTTATTCAAAAATGGCAGGATTAA